ACATCCATTACTTTATTAAGTGTATTACTATATATACATTTAACAGGTATTGTTCTTTAATATCATCATAATtattatttgcattattattattattgttggcattattattattcttatccTTAATCATCTATAGGTAACtctcaaaaaacaaagcatgttGCAGAAGATAAAACGGGACCATACCTGACGTTACTGTGCCTGAATGGTCAAGGAGCAGAGGCTGTCCGGCGCTCTGTCCTTGGTAAAGCATGGAGAGCCGGCTATGTAGAGCACAAAGTTCAACAGACTGTACAAGGTGATAACAGGGCTAGTGAGGCAACACTATATTCCAGCAGCATTTGGATTCCACTGAGGTAAACAATGACATAGCTTGGAATCTAGCACGGAACTTTCACTATCCCAACACAATTTCGGGTTTGTCCACATAGAATAAGTTTTACTGCCCAGGGCTTGGATCACTGAGCTGCGACATGAACAGTCGGATCACTGCAGTTTGACTagtttttcttcccttttcaaACTGTGAAGGAATTGTTCAATCTCTCAGTaacatggatacacacacatacatcatgtTACTGTATTAATCTTGACCACAGTATATTTAGTAGTCAAATTCATCAGTGCTTCCTGGTACCATCAGAGGAGCTGATCGCTATCATTGTAAACATTTCTGTTGTGTAAGCCAGCTGAGCTTCCTCTTATGATTAGATCATTCTGTGTAGGTGTACACAAACACTACCCGGTGTGGAGTTGTGTAAGCTCACAAGTACAAAAAATAGGCGTTTTCTCTCTTCAACCccaacacatacatgcatgcacacacacacacacacactctctctctctctctctctctctctctctctctctctctctcatacacacaaacactactCACTTGCACTGTCAACTGTCTCACTCTCATCTTCCCACTCCCTCTGTTCCACCTCTCCATTGCTTTAACCGTCTccttacctctctctctctctctctctctctctctccctctctctctctcactctcctgcTCACCCCTCACCATCTCTTTGCTCTAAATCTAGGAAATTATGCAGTTTTTGCTCTTCCTCCTTTGGCGGGTGTGCAGCTGGCCATGAATCGGTCCATGCAGAGGTCCGTGATGGCCAGTTATCCCAGAGGGGCTGTAGCGATGGCGCAGCTCCTCGTTGTTGATGTAGCAAAGCTGCACGGGCCGAGGGATTGGTTCGCCCATGAAATAACTTTCATCTCcctcagactcagaggaagaggagcagctggagcacCAGGGGTCAGCAGCCTCCATGTAGCCATCTCCCCAGTATGGCCCACCCAGCCCCACAGGCTGCCAGCCAGCATTCTGCAGGGTGAGATCAGAGGTGGTGCGGGGGCAGGGCCGGTGGGGCTGCTGCCTGTACCCGCCCGGCTCCAGACCAAACAACTCCCGAGCCGCATTACCAGAAGGGAAGCGATCGTAGTCCTCCTGGACGCGACGGTAGGGCAGCTCTACCATCTGAGCGGGCCGGTCTGCCACCAGGTGCAGGGCATTATCAGAGCGGGAGCGGCGAGAGCGTTTGTGGTGACGGCCACTGCGGTGCTGCCCATTACCATGGTTTCCACGGTGGTGTTTGCGGCGCCTTGGTTGgggctgttgttgctgtgtcaAGGGTTCCTGCGCGCTGATGCGTCGGCGGGGCATTCTGTCACTCATGGGAGCCATCCGCAGGTTCCCACTGCTGCCCATCACGCCAACACGACCTTTGCTGTCGAAGCCCAGTGGCTGTGGGCCATCCCAGTACTGCAGTGGGTAGCCGACTCTCAGTGGAGCatacatgttgttgttgtagggGCGAGAGGAGGACAGTGACTCTGTGCTGTGGAACTGGACTGAGGAGCTCAGGGTGCCCATGTTGCTCTtttcagacacattcacacctgagTCTTTACTCAGGTCAGGCATGGAGAACCTGGACAAATGTTCCTGGCGCTTGCTGACCCCATCCAGAGAGTTACCTGCTAAAATGATAAATcacatgtcacatttttatgTCACTTAGCATTATATCACATTGCATCATGCTGtattatttatatatgtgtacCTGTAGCATTGGACATAGTGAGGGAGTCCATGGATCCACGAGGAGTCTGTTCTAGAGGAGTGAGGGGCTCATTGAAGCTCATGGCATTGATCGGGTTCCTCCTGGTCAGCGGGGGTCTGCCGTCTCTCTGGAATCCATGCAGGCTGATGCTCCTCTTGTCAGAGAAGCCCTGGTTCTGGCTAGACATCTCATTGAAGCTCATCTGGGTGCGTAGCTTGTTGGGCCTGAACTCATCCTGGCCGTGGTGGGTCCAGTTTTCATTAAAGGAGTGGCCCCTCAAAGCAGCCATTGGGGTCCTCTTGGCATTGCCTTGCTCTTTTCCCCAGGAATCAGGCCTCTTCCCTGGGTTGGCAGGGCtctgagctggaggatgagCATTTGCATTGGGATTGTAGCCCTGCCTGAGATTACACTGACCCAGCAGATGTATAGGTGTTGGTGTTGGGGAGGGTTCCCGCTGGGGTCCCTCATAGGTAGCAGGGACGTAGGGGTCATCCCGGCTCATCCACACCTGGTTAAGGCTTGGGGCACGGCTCGGAGTGCGGCTGGGTGTGCGGTTAGGTGTCCTACTCGGGGTCTGGCTTGATGAGAGGCTTAAGCGGTCCATCTGAACAGAAAGGGGATCACTTTCGGCAGACAGACGATCAGGCATCGGTGGAGGAGCTGACTGGCGGGCCTCAGCATTCCTCCGTTCCTTTTTTCCAATCTTGGTGCTGTGGCGGGATTCACGGGAACGGGCGCTTTGGAAGGCTGAGTCTGAGGAGTCAGACTCATCTGGATCCTGATTGgttaaaatgaaacagtttaGTACAATTACTAAACAGCAAATGAGTAAATAAAGTTTATGTATATATGAAGGAATGTCccccttttaaaaaaaaaaaaaaaaaaaaaatgtacaaatcaGTAATACTGCAATCATATTCTTGGTTAAGATAAAATGAACATTGATCCCACTCTGGAAATTCATTGagtgataaataaaaaaaaactatatacaCTATACACGTTTCACTGTTAGAGATATGCCCACGATTGGAAATTTGCACAGGGTAATTGCACACATAAGGTGTAATAAATACATGGTGTGTACCCACCTGCCCAGCACTGCAGGACCGTGAGCAGAAGATCTGCCCCTGCTTTGGCAGGAATGGGCGGCCCAGCAGAGAGCGCTTGCAACGGGCACAGCAAAAACATTCCTCAGTTGCGTGCCAGTGCTGCCCATCATACGTCATCTGGCCTTGGTCAATACCTTTGTTAAGATGggaaaaacaacatcattttAGAATGTGAAATACCAGAACCAAATATATTTGTAAAAACAATGGGGATGGTGGTAATGTAATGTCAGCATCTCGTACACTAATGCAAAAATGTTATTCTATTAAGTCTGTACTGCTAATGAACAGAGTCTACAGTCTGATTTTAGCCATTAACCAAGTAGATTAAGCTAATTTTTGTCAAATATGCCTCTAAGTGATGAAAAGGATTTAAAAATATTGGataaacacagctttttttctCCTACAGGAAAAGATTTGTGATTCTATGTCTTTACATGGTCACGATTTGTAAGAGCAGGAATTCACCAACCCTGCTCCCCAGCTGGAGGAAGTAATCATCTTTCACAGCTCCCAACTGGATACAACCTCTGAAACGTACTCTTTCACTGTTATTGGAGCTTGGGATGATAATAACCATCCACATCTCACTGCACTGACTCCACCTCTCCACAGCTGTGGCACACAAGGCTCACAGAGATGATAACACCCACACTTACAATAAATAGCTGTTAGAGGTTTTCTATGATGTTAGTGCAAGAAAAGCATGTCCATGTGTTTTGGTAACAGTTCATATGTATTAGAGGAAttaaagcaacaataaaaaaacactgcaggaaacacatACCTATGTGTTCTCCACATGCATCACAGTACTCTGCATAAAGGGACTCGAAGCAGTTGCAGCAGTGTGGCCGTCCATCCTTCATGATGTAGCGCTGGCCGCCAAGGGTGGTCTCACACTCGTAGCAACAGAAGTGCTTCATGTGCCAGTGCCTGCCCTCTGCCTCAGTGCATTCATCAGCAAAGATTATCTGCGTGACCCAGACATTACATTAATCAGCAAAGATATTCTGCAGAGATTGTGTGAGAGTATTGAACCGATGTCATGAGTTAATGTAAAATGAGCGATGAATTAACTGGCTTTAATCTTGTTTTACACCTAAACGCTGTGATTTACTCAAATGCTGAAACTGAGAAGTTTCATTGGGTTTTAACGTTGCTGTTGAAAGAAGCAAGCTCATCTTGCATAGCTATGATGTTCGATGTCCCTCAGGGCTCCATCCTTGGCACATTATTGTTTTCATAATATTTTATGTTTCCTCAAGGACAGTGGTCCTTAACCTTGTTGTCCCATGACCATTTTAAAACAAGTTCAAGTCAACGAGttcaagaaaatcaaacaatttgtgaaatcaaatgaaaatgccCCCTCAGTTGAATAAAAATGGGCACCTGGACTGTTGAATTTTCATATACTTTGAGTAAACAAACCTTGCTTGACGTCAATTAGTGCGGAGCACTGTGGCCAGAGTTTTTATTATCGTTACCTCAGGCCTGCTTGCCACACATTACGGTGAGAAAACAAGCAGACTTTCTGAGACATGGCAAGAATACTGAGACATCTTTTCTCTCCAGACTAGTTTCAACCACGTCCAAGAGTCTGAGCTGTGAACCATTCAGCCATTTCCAACCCAAAGGGCTGCAGGCCCAGACAGGCGCACCTCATCACAGGCACAGCAGCGGGGTTTCAGCCTCTCGGCATGGTGCCGACCACAGTAGATCTTGCCATCCTGGTAAAAGTAGATGAGATCCACCAACAGTTCctcacacatgctgcagacAAAGCAGTAAGGGTGCCAGCATTTTCCATGACCTGCCCTCGCAGCAAACACCACAATGTCCCCACCATTTATCTGACCACCACACTGcaggggagcagaggagaaagaagggaggagaggaaaagaaaggaaagaatggGAGAGGAGACGAGAAGAGGGGAATGGGAAGGAAAGCAAGGGTAAGGgaaggacaggaaaggaaatgtcGGGGTgggagaagaggcagagaaaaagatgaataCAAACTGTAAGATGTTGAGAGCGAGAGTGAGAAGACGATACTTGAAATATCTATCATCTTTTCAAGATTGAAATGTTTTACACTTTATATCTGTTTCATCTATCTGATGAAACATCAAAAAGAAGCCCAGGCAAGCACAATCATGAATATAgtaaaaaaaagtgagagaaaaaaaaggactgaatTATACAGATAGAATAGAAAATTTAATTTCTTAAGATAGAAAGAAGCCTTAAACACTGATATCTTCAGCAAGGGAAATTAAGGAAAAGAGGGCAAAAGGAAGGAAGGCTAATTGTTGATTTTACCTTATCACAAATGGCCTGATTGATGGTGAGGGGGAAAGGACGGACACTGCCTCTTCCCAAGTTGTCCTTCTTCCGTTGGTTGCTGAAGAGCTTAAGCTCtcgtttctcctcctcatccaagGCGTTACAATAACGCACCTGAACAACATGGTTCATCATTAGGCATTGTCATTACTACCGGGAGTCACAACAACAAAGATAAAGTGTCCATGTCTATATGAGAAATGTGGCGAGCTGTTTTACCTCATTGTCATGTGGTGGCAACTGGTGAAGCAGTTGTTTGATGCGATATTTCTCTCCAGGGCTGTTTATGTAAGGGACCTTCTCTTCTGGTAAGGAGTTATAATACTGATGCACCTGAAACAACATCAAACTTGTGGTTCTGATGCTGTCTTACAGTCTTCAaacattaaacctgcattagctgattttttggccacttgggggaagcaaaaacaagctgtaaacaacactgacattttataacAGGTGAACTTGTTtatacatccagcagatacGAAGGAACGTTAGCATTCATTTCAAGATCCTGACGAAGGTGATGATTTAAGGTTAGTTCAATAATcactcttttagctctgctttttgTCTCAACCAATCCTGAGATGACTATCTGTCTGTTTAGCTGCTTAATACTTTGTCTGGCAGCTGGGCAAGTGGTGCACACTGGTTTTATGAAAGCTTTCTCAGTGAAAACTGCACATATCAGTggtaattctctgtgggttcatcacaaCAAGCAACACAATTTAGAtacaagtttttgttttttaatgaacatAGAACAGATGAAGTGGGATATTACAGCGCGATCATTGAAGGTATGGTGCAAATAGAAGGACCCTGTCAGAAAAAGAACTCCAAcgctgattccaaaaaagttggggcaCTGTGTataatgtaaatacaaacagaatgtgatgatttgcaaaacatagAAACCCCGTATTTAATtgacaacacaaagacaacaaatcacatgtaaaaactgagaaatttcattgttttttgaaaatcaaatcctcatttagaatttgatgccagcaacatgtttcaaacaagttggcaCGGTgtcaacaaaagactggaagagtagtgaaatgctgaaagaaaacacctggtggaacatctcacagttaattaggtcaactggcaacaggtgagtcaCATGAGAGTCACTGTGAAGTAAAGCTGGGAAAGTGTAACAGACTGTGCTGGCAAATAATGCAGCAATTTAAGAATAAGGTTCCTCAACATAAAATTGgaaagaatttggggatttaaTTGTCTACGttacataatgtcattaaaaggttctgagaatctgaagaaatctctgtacaCAAGGGACAAGGCTGAAAACCGATCTGTGGTCTGAAGAGTCAACTGAAATGAGAGCGACCATCCGGCTTGTTATCAGCGCACAGTTCAAAAGCAAGCATCAGTGATGGTGTGGGGGTGCATTCATACACATGGCATggctaacctgcacatttgttagggcaccattaatgctgaacaaT
This region of Chaetodon auriga isolate fChaAug3 chromosome 10, fChaAug3.hap1, whole genome shotgun sequence genomic DNA includes:
- the LOC143326604 gene encoding prickle-like protein 2 isoform X2; this translates as MSLEMEKTITKLMYDLQRNSTSDDDSGCALEEYVWVPPGLSPEQVHQYYNSLPEEKVPYINSPGEKYRIKQLLHQLPPHDNEVRYCNALDEEEKRELKLFSNQRKKDNLGRGSVRPFPLTINQAICDKCGGQINGGDIVVFAARAGHGKCWHPYCFVCSMCEELLVDLIYFYQDGKIYCGRHHAERLKPRCCACDEIIFADECTEAEGRHWHMKHFCCYECETTLGGQRYIMKDGRPHCCNCFESLYAEYCDACGEHIGIDQGQMTYDGQHWHATEECFCCARCKRSLLGRPFLPKQGQIFCSRSCSAGQDPDESDSSDSAFQSARSRESRHSTKIGKKERRNAEARQSAPPPMPDRLSAESDPLSVQMDRLSLSSSQTPSRTPNRTPSRTPSRAPSLNQVWMSRDDPYVPATYEGPQREPSPTPTPIHLLGQCNLRQGYNPNANAHPPAQSPANPGKRPDSWGKEQGNAKRTPMAALRGHSFNENWTHHGQDEFRPNKLRTQMSFNEMSSQNQGFSDKRSISLHGFQRDGRPPLTRRNPINAMSFNEPLTPLEQTPRGSMDSLTMSNATGNSLDGVSKRQEHLSRFSMPDLSKDSGVNVSEKSNMGTLSSSVQFHSTESLSSSRPYNNNMYAPLRVGYPLQYWDGPQPLGFDSKGRVGVMGSSGNLRMAPMSDRMPRRRISAQEPLTQQQQPQPRRRKHHRGNHGNGQHRSGRHHKRSRRSRSDNALHLVADRPAQMVELPYRRVQEDYDRFPSGNAARELFGLEPGGYRQQPHRPCPRTTSDLTLQNAGWQPVGLGGPYWGDGYMEAADPWCSSCSSSSESEGDESYFMGEPIPRPVQLCYINNEELRHRYSPSGITGHHGPLHGPIHGQLHTRQRRKSKNCIIS
- the LOC143326604 gene encoding prickle-like protein 2 isoform X1, with product MSLEMEKTITKLMYDLQRNSTSDDDSGCALEEYVWVPPGLSPEQVHQYYNSLPEEKVPYINSPGEKYRIKQLLHQLPPHDNEVRYCNALDEEEKRELKLFSNQRKKDNLGRGSVRPFPLTINQAICDKCGGQINGGDIVVFAARAGHGKCWHPYCFVCSMCEELLVDLIYFYQDGKIYCGRHHAERLKPRCCACDEIIFADECTEAEGRHWHMKHFCCYECETTLGGQRYIMKDGRPHCCNCFESLYAEYCDACGEHIGIDQGQMTYDGQHWHATEECFCCARCKRSLLGRPFLPKQGQIFCSRSCSAGQDPDESDSSDSAFQSARSRESRHSTKIGKKERRNAEARQSAPPPMPDRLSAESDPLSVQMDRLSLSSSQTPSRTPNRTPSRTPSRAPSLNQVWMSRDDPYVPATYEGPQREPSPTPTPIHLLGQCNLRQGYNPNANAHPPAQSPANPGKRPDSWGKEQGNAKRTPMAALRGHSFNENWTHHGQDEFRPNKLRTQMSFNEMSSQNQGFSDKRSISLHGFQRDGRPPLTRRNPINAMSFNEPLTPLEQTPRGSMDSLTMSNATAGNSLDGVSKRQEHLSRFSMPDLSKDSGVNVSEKSNMGTLSSSVQFHSTESLSSSRPYNNNMYAPLRVGYPLQYWDGPQPLGFDSKGRVGVMGSSGNLRMAPMSDRMPRRRISAQEPLTQQQQPQPRRRKHHRGNHGNGQHRSGRHHKRSRRSRSDNALHLVADRPAQMVELPYRRVQEDYDRFPSGNAARELFGLEPGGYRQQPHRPCPRTTSDLTLQNAGWQPVGLGGPYWGDGYMEAADPWCSSCSSSSESEGDESYFMGEPIPRPVQLCYINNEELRHRYSPSGITGHHGPLHGPIHGQLHTRQRRKSKNCIIS